The following coding sequences lie in one Enterococcus sp. 9E7_DIV0242 genomic window:
- the udk gene encoding uridine kinase, which translates to MKNNRPIIIGVTGGSGSGKTSVSRAIFNHFPNHSIMMLEQDSYYKDQSHLSFEERLTTNYDHPFAFDTDLLIEHLKQLLTYESIEKPVYDYVEHTRSSDVIIQEPKEVIILEGILILEDPRLRELMDIKLYVDTDDDIRIIRRIKRDMEERGRTLDSVIEQYLTVVKPMYNQFIEPTKRYADIIVPEGGENHVAIDLITTKVKSILE; encoded by the coding sequence ATGAAAAACAATCGACCGATAATCATTGGAGTGACTGGTGGTTCAGGTAGTGGGAAGACAAGCGTCAGTCGGGCGATCTTCAACCATTTTCCTAATCACTCAATTATGATGCTGGAACAGGATTCTTATTATAAAGACCAGAGTCATTTGAGTTTTGAGGAAAGATTAACGACAAATTATGACCACCCTTTTGCTTTTGATACCGATCTGTTGATCGAACATTTGAAGCAGTTATTAACATATGAATCAATTGAGAAGCCTGTCTATGATTATGTTGAGCATACAAGAAGCTCGGATGTCATTATACAGGAACCAAAAGAAGTAATTATTCTTGAGGGTATTTTGATTTTGGAAGACCCGCGGCTGCGAGAATTGATGGATATAAAGCTTTATGTAGATACAGATGATGATATCCGTATTATTCGCCGAATCAAGAGAGACATGGAAGAACGTGGTCGAACACTCGATTCTGTGATTGAACAGTATCTGACTGTAGTTAAACCGATGTACAACCAGTTTATCGAGCCAACTAAAAGATATGCAGATATCATCGTTCCAGAAGGCGGAGAAAATCATGTAGCTATTGATTTGATCACCACAAAAGTAAAGAGCATTTTGGAATGA
- a CDS encoding Gfo/Idh/MocA family protein: MKQIRYGILSTAQIVPRFVEGVRESARGEVQAIAARELARAKEVAAELAIPKAYGSYEALCQDEDIDIIYIATYNKGHYEAAKMALTHKKHVLLEKPFTLTFAEAEELFALAKKNKCFLMEAQKAVFLPIASQVKKVIEQGGIGTVRQIRSVTAYPNIDHLKWFHSLDAGGGILHGSGSYPLEFIQFILGSSPISYCGHSSMEKGKTDDQVELSLKFPDQVLASIFLTVQLDIPSDMVIYGENGRIEIPYFWKTDHATIYYNDGREELLTSTVSSEFVFEVDHVNDCLLGGLLESPMMTEKITTDTVRLVEEMYNQWV; the protein is encoded by the coding sequence ATGAAGCAAATTCGTTATGGAATATTAAGTACAGCTCAAATTGTCCCTCGCTTTGTAGAAGGGGTTCGAGAAAGTGCAAGAGGTGAGGTGCAGGCGATTGCTGCTAGAGAGTTAGCTCGAGCAAAGGAAGTAGCGGCTGAACTGGCTATTCCGAAGGCTTATGGAAGCTATGAAGCACTGTGTCAAGATGAGGACATAGATATCATTTATATAGCGACATACAATAAGGGGCATTATGAAGCAGCAAAGATGGCGTTGACGCATAAAAAACATGTTCTGTTGGAAAAACCATTTACATTAACATTCGCTGAAGCAGAAGAGCTTTTTGCGTTGGCGAAGAAAAATAAATGTTTTTTGATGGAAGCACAAAAGGCTGTTTTTCTGCCGATTGCCAGCCAAGTAAAAAAAGTGATAGAACAAGGAGGGATTGGAACTGTCCGTCAGATTCGTTCGGTCACAGCTTATCCGAATATCGATCATTTGAAATGGTTTCATTCCCTTGATGCAGGAGGTGGTATACTTCATGGTTCTGGGAGCTATCCTCTTGAGTTCATTCAGTTTATTTTAGGGAGTTCGCCAATAAGCTACTGTGGGCATTCGTCTATGGAAAAGGGAAAGACAGACGATCAGGTTGAATTATCGTTGAAATTTCCAGATCAGGTGTTAGCCAGCATTTTTCTTACAGTGCAGTTAGATATCCCAAGTGATATGGTTATTTATGGAGAAAACGGCAGGATTGAGATTCCTTATTTTTGGAAAACAGATCATGCGACTATCTATTACAATGATGGTCGTGAAGAGCTGTTGACGAGTACGGTAAGCAGTGAGTTTGTTTTTGAGGTGGATCATGTCAACGATTGTTTGCTTGGTGGTTTGCTGGAAAGTCCGATGATGACGGAAAAAATAACAACTGATACGGTTCGATTAGTTGAAGAGATGTATAATCAATGGGTATAA
- a CDS encoding type II toxin-antitoxin system PemK/MazF family toxin — translation MMRRGEIFYANLSPVIGSEQGGIRPVLIIQNNKGNLFSPTLIVAPITRNIRKKMQPTQVKVNIPHEEELTPSLVLLEQIRTLDKERMLQKICKLQDGDMEKVNQALKVSIGIR, via the coding sequence ATGATGCGGAGGGGAGAAATATTTTACGCGAATCTTTCACCGGTAATTGGTTCTGAACAGGGAGGCATTCGACCTGTGCTGATCATTCAAAATAATAAAGGGAATCTATTCAGTCCAACGTTGATTGTCGCACCTATTACGCGAAATATTCGAAAAAAGATGCAGCCGACACAAGTGAAGGTCAATATTCCACATGAGGAAGAACTGACACCTTCATTAGTACTTTTGGAGCAGATTCGTACATTGGATAAGGAGCGAATGCTACAAAAAATTTGTAAGCTTCAAGATGGCGATATGGAAAAAGTCAATCAGGCGTTAAAGGTCAGTATAGGAATTCGATAG
- a CDS encoding GNAT family N-acetyltransferase, which translates to MNITAITQLEEEHYQLLLDADPSKKHVDDYTKRGQVFIISDPKLVGIMVLIPTRPDTLELVNIAVAEASRGKGYAQKLIAFAFDTAKKQGIKTMEIGTGSTGYEQLHLYQKCGFRMTWIDRDFFVRHYDEEIVDNGIVLNDMVRLSIDL; encoded by the coding sequence ATGAACATTACAGCGATTACGCAGCTAGAAGAGGAACATTATCAGCTTTTGCTAGATGCAGATCCTTCAAAAAAACATGTCGATGATTATACAAAAAGAGGGCAAGTATTCATCATTAGTGACCCAAAACTAGTAGGTATCATGGTATTAATACCTACCCGCCCTGATACGCTGGAACTTGTTAACATTGCAGTTGCTGAAGCCTCACGAGGAAAAGGCTACGCACAAAAATTGATTGCCTTTGCTTTTGACACCGCAAAAAAACAGGGCATCAAGACAATGGAGATTGGTACTGGAAGTACCGGGTACGAACAACTGCACCTTTATCAAAAATGCGGCTTTCGCATGACATGGATCGACCGTGACTTTTTTGTTCGCCACTACGATGAAGAAATCGTTGATAATGGAATTGTTTT